In Brachypodium distachyon strain Bd21 chromosome 2, Brachypodium_distachyon_v3.0, whole genome shotgun sequence, one genomic interval encodes:
- the LOC100836245 gene encoding O-acyltransferase WSD1: protein MDKAAATSTPLPVRTTTSNDGNGADSGEAPAPALELGEPVSPSAKLVEDFYIIVLIGVSTPVNHPALRAGIEAQLARYPHFRSIQVTGKDGVLRWAQTTVNVDDHLIYPSLDAAAVAADPDMAVEDYVASLSTTPMDWSRPLWEFHLFDFPTSEATATTAIRVHHSLGDGMSLLTLLMACTRSAADPARLPAMPPLPARRGAIYQRPRPPASAGCLQFAAWVWSFFVLAWHTVVDVAGFFATILFLKDPHTLFKRVVSHGGVNRKRIVNRSLSLDDIKFVKNAMNCTVNDVLVGVTYAALSRYYFRKSGDTDTDKEIRVRSMLLVNLRPTTSLHACVNMIESGKGSDVKWENRLGFIILPFFIGMHSDPLDYVRKAKKVVDRKKSSLEVVFTHVAAEVILKLFGLKAAGAIFHRMISHTTISFSNMTGPVEQVEFCGHPVLFIAPSGYGPPEALTVNYQSYVKTVKVNLAVDEAQFPDCHELLDDFAESLEHIKDAASSLGKH from the exons ATGGACAAGGCAGCTGCCACCAGTACCCCGCTCCCGGTTCGCACGACGACGAGCAATGACGGTAATGGAGCCGACAGCGgcgaggcgccggcgccggcgctggagtTGGGGGAGCCGGTCAGCCCCTCCGCGAAGCTCGTGGAGGACTTCTACATCATCGTCCTGATCGGCGTCTCCACGCCCGTGAACCACCCCGCCCTGCGCGCCGGCATCGAGGCCCAGCTCGCACGCTACCCACACTTCCGCAGCATCCAA GTGACGGGCAAGGACGGCGTCCTCCGTTGGGCACAGACGACGGTGAACGTGGACGACCACCTCATCTACCCGAGTCTcgacgcggccgccgtggcggcCGACCCGGACATGGCCGTGGAGGACTACGTGGCGTCGCTCTCCACGACCCCCATGGACTGGTCGCGGCCGCTGTGGGAGTTCCACCTCTTCGACTTCCCGACCTCCGAGGCCACGGCCACCACGGCCATCCGCGTGCACCACTCCCTGGGGGACGGCATGTCGCTGCTCACGCTCCTCATGGCGTGCACCCGCAGCGCGGCAGACCCGGCGCGGCTTCCGGCCatgccgccgctcccggcaCGCAGGGGCGCCATCTAccagcgcccgcgcccgccggcgTCCGCGGGGTGCCTGCAGTTCGCGGCGTGGGTCTGGTCCTTCTTCGTGCTCGCGTGGCATACCGTGGTGGACGTCGCCGGCTTCTTCGCCACCATACTGTTCCTCAAGGACCCGCACACGCTCTTCAAGCGGGTCGTCAGCCATGGGGGCGTTAACCGCAAACGGATCGTCAACCGGAGCCTTAGCCTCGACGACATCAAGTTTGTCAAGAATGCCATGAACTGC ACAGTAAACGATGTGTTGGTTGGAGTCACGTACGCTGCCTTGTCACGCTACTACTTCCGGAAGTCAG GTGACACGGACACTGACAAGGAAATCCGTGTGCGATCAATGCTTCTCGTCAATTTACGGCCAACCACAAGCCTACAC GCATGTGTTAATATGATAGAGTCCGGCAAGGGAAGCGATGTGAAATGGGAAAATAGACTTGGCTTCATCATCCTTCCCTTCTTCATAGGCATGCACAGTGACCCACTTGATTACGTCCGCAAGGCAAAGAAGGTTGTGGACAGGAAGAAGAGCTCACTGGAGGTGGTTTTTACACATGTAGCCGCAGAAGTTATCCTCAAATTGTTTGGGCTGAAG GCAGCTGGGGCTATCTTCCATCGTATGATCTCCCATACGACCATATCGTTCTCGAACATGACTGGCCCGGTTGAGCAGGTGGAGTTTTGCGGGCATCCAGTTCTGTTCATTGCCCCTAGTGGATATGGACCTCCAGAA GCCCTGACTGTCAATTATCAAAGTTATGTCAAAACCGTCAAGGTAAATCTAGCAGTGGATGAGGCACAATTTCCAGACTGTCATGAGCTCTTGGACGACTTTGCTGAATCCCTTGAGCATATTAAGGATGCAGCTTCAAGCCTTGGAAAGCATTAA
- the LOC100836550 gene encoding tyrosine/DOPA decarboxylase 5: MTVRALLRLLSGPSSFSISILVNGGVPHPILQYPMDMDAARSAAPCRRLALHPPASAPAALGISPTHRVPGRRRAPSTPPSGSSPTTASLLPTGSAPATAAIPAAERHLRSHCLGEENRCITWLISSRKAASKVLRLCTVYRLLQTLYSLQTFADFVQFRGLNHGVWVHVDAAYAGSALVCPEFGHVIDGVESVDSFSMNAHKWLLTNNDCCAMWVKKPSELIAALGTEQEYILKDSASEGHEVVDYKDWTMTLTRRFRALKMWLVLRCYGIDGLREHIRSHVRMAEAFENMVRADERFEVVTDRQFALVCFRLRSPEKYGGEKTANELNRGLLEEVNAVSLGPYMSSASVGGMYMLRCAVGSTLTEEHHVSDAWKVVQDRAASILRKMEIIYSVLG; the protein is encoded by the exons TCGTCTTTTTCAATCTCCATCCTCGTCAACGGTGGCGTGCCTCATCCAATTCTCCAATACCCAATGGATATGG ACGCCGCCCGCtcggcagccccctgccgcCGGCTTGCGCTGCACCCGCCGGCCTCCGCCCCCGCAGCCCTCGGGATCAGCCCCACCCACCGcgtccccggccgccgccgagcgcctTCCACGCCGCCCTCGGGCTCATCCCCGACcaccgcgtccctgctgcCCACGGGCTCcgcccccgccaccgccgccatccccgCTGCCGAGCGTCATCTGCGAAG CCATTGTTTGGGTGAAGAAAATCGCTGCATCACGTGGTTGATTTCATCCAGGAAGGCCGCTTCTAAGGTTCTAAG ACTTTGTACAGTTTACAGACTTTTGCAGACTTTGTACAGTTTACAGACTTTTGCAGACTTTGTACAGTTTAGAGGACTGAATCACGGCGTCTGGGTCCACGTGGACGCGGCCTACGCCGGCTCCGCGCTGGTGTGCCCGGAGTTCGGTCACGTGATCGACGGCGTGGAGTCGGTGGACTCGTTCAGCATGAACGCACACAAATGGCTCCTGACCAACAACGATTGCTGCGCCATGTGGGTGAAGAAGCCATCGGAGCTTATCGCCGCACTGGGTACGGAGCAGGAGTATATCCTCAAGGACTCCGCCTCAGAAGGCCATGAGGTGGTGGACTACAAGGACTGGACAATGACATTGACGCGCCGGTTCCGTGCGCTCAAGATGTGGCTCGTGCTGCGTTGCTACGGCATCGACGGCTTGCGCGAGCACATCCGCTCCCACGTGCGCATGGCCGAGGCGTTCGAGAACATGGTGAGGGCCGACGAGAGGTTCGAGGTTGTAACGGATAGGCAGTTCGCCTTGGTGTGCTTCCGTCTCCGGTCTCCTGAGAAGTATGGCGGTGAGAAGACGGCTAACGAGCTGAACAGGGGCCTCCTTGAGGAGGTGAACGCGGTCAGCTTGGGACCGTACATGAGTTCCGCAAGTGTAGGTGGCATGTACATGCTCAGATGTGCCGTCGGGAGCACGCTCACGGAGGAGCACCACGTCAGCGATGCTTGGAAGGTCGTCCAAGATCGGGCTGCGTCGATCCTTCGCAAAATGGAGATTATCTACAGCGTGCTTGGTTAA